Proteins encoded by one window of Manis pentadactyla isolate mManPen7 chromosome X, mManPen7.hap1, whole genome shotgun sequence:
- the LOC130681902 gene encoding melanoma-associated antigen 11-like, translating into MEDQAEPGDKVAIPLSSVSMPLGARSVQCLLEEAQQEASEAQGLEGAQPSPQDGPATLGSEPHAHSSSSHGDEAAGDARASLQDALRRKEIQLVTFLLHKYRAKEPTTKAEMLELVAQDHQDHFPDILSRASLSLELTYGIDVKEVDPSSHSYVLVPTLGLTWDGVTEEHHLPKTGLLALLLGKIFLWGGRIPEKYMWEILSARGVYSGREHCIFGEPRELITRVWVQEQYLEYQQVPDSNPARFHLLWGPRAHAEASRVQVQQFLLRLLSTPIGPFLCPSEEARTNEEQGP; encoded by the exons ATGGAGGACCAGGCTGAGCCAGGAGACAAG GTTGCCATTCCCCTGAGCAGCGTCAGCATGCCTCTGGGCGCGAGGAGTGTGCAGTGCCTGTTGGAGGAGGCCCAGCAGGAGGCGAGCGAAGCCCAGGGCCTGGAGGGGGCCCAGCCCTCGCCTCAGGATGGGCCAGCCACCCTGGGAAGTGAGCCCCACGCCCATAGCTCCAGCAGCCATGGGGACGAGGCCGCAGGGGATGCCAGGGCCTCTCTCCAAGATGCGCTGCGCAGGAAGGAGATCCAACTGGTGACCTTCCTGCTCCACAAGTACCGCGCCAAGGAGCCGACCACGAAGGCAGAGATGCTGGAGCTGGTCGCCCAGGATCACCAGGACCACTTCCCTGACATCCTCAGCCGTGCCTCCTTGTCCTTGGAGCTGACCTACGGCATTGATGTAAAGGAAGTAGATCCCAGCAGCCACTCCTATGTCCTGGTCCCCACCCTGGGCCTCACCTGGGATGGGGTGACCGAAGAGCACCACCTCCCCAAGACCGGCCTCCTGGCGCTGCTCCTGGGCAAGATTTTCCTGTGGGGGGGCCGGATCCCAGAGAAGTATATGTGGGAAATACTTAGTGCCAGGGGGGTGTACTCCGGGAGGGAGCACTGCATCTTCGGGGAGCCCAGGGAGCTCATCACCAGGGTCTGGGTGCAGGAGCAGTACCTGGAGTACCAGCAGGTTCCCGACAGCAATCCTGCTCGCTTCCATCTGCTCTGGGGCCCCAGGGCCCACGCAGAGGCCAGCAGGGTGCAGGTCCAGCAGTTTTTGCTCAGGCTCCTTAGCACACCTATAGGCCCTTTCCTGTGCCCATCTGAGGAGGCTAGGACCAATGAGGAACAGGGTCCCTGA